A genome region from Indicator indicator isolate 239-I01 chromosome 31, UM_Iind_1.1, whole genome shotgun sequence includes the following:
- the BPNT2 gene encoding Golgi-resident adenosine 3',5'-bisphosphate 3'-phosphatase gives MAPMGIRLSPLGMAVFCLLGLGVLYHLYSGFLAGRFAFFMLSEPAAAGPETSRGSVPGGAVDLRELLAVSVLAAVRGGEEVKRVREGNVLNAKAKGKTREGAEEQLTSGDLLSNRRMFYLLKSAFPAVQINSEERVDTAEQETVSWDHTIPEDIKQKIQPKEVPAESVTVWIDPLDATQEYTEDLRQYVTTMVCVAVNGKPVIGVIHKPFSAYTAWAMVDGGANVKPRSSYNEKTPRIIVSRSHAGKVEQVARQTFGNKTVIIPAGGAGYKVLALLDVAEKNQEEADVYIHVTYIKKWDICAGNAVLRALGGHMTTLTGEEISYTGSDGNEGGLIASINMNHKALIEKLPDLEKTSHK, from the exons ATGGCCCCCATGGGGATCCGTCTCTCGCCGCTCGGCATGGCCGTGTTCTGCCTGCTGGGACTGGGCGTCCTCTACCACCTCTACTCCGGTTTCCTGGCCGGCCGCTTCGCATTCTTCATGCTGAGCGAGCCGGCGGCTGCTGGGCCCGAAACCTCCCGCGGATCCGTGCCCGGCGGCGCCGTAGACCTGCGGGAGTTGCTGGCCGTGTCGGTCCTGGCCGCCGTCAGGGGCGGAGAGGAGGTGAAGCGGGTCCGCGAAGGCAATGTCCTCAATGCCAAGGCGAAAGGGAAGACGAGGGAAGGGGCCGAGGAACAGCTGACGAGCGGCGACCTCCTCTCCAACCGCAGGATGTTCTACCTGCTGAAAAGCGCCTTCCCCGCCGTGCAG ATTAACTCTGAGGAGCGCGTTGACACAGCTGAACAGGAGACAGTCTCTTGGGACCACACTATCCCTGAAGacataaaacaaaaaatccagcCTAAAGAGGTCCCAGCAGAAAGTGTTACTGTCTGGATTGATCCCTTAGATGCTACACAAGAATACACAG AGGATCTCCGACAGTACGTCACGACGATGGTTTGCGTGGCTGTGAATGGTAAACCAGTAATAGGAGTGATACACAAACCATTCTCTGCATACACAG cctgggcGATGGTGGACGGTGGCGCAAACGTCAAACCTCGTTCCTCCTACAacgagaagactccaaggattATTGTGTCCCGCTCCCATGCAGGGAAAGTTGAGCAGGTTGCACGGCAGACATTTGGGAACAAGACTGTGATAAtcccagctggaggagcag GTTATAAAGTATTGGCCCTCCTTGATGTGGCTGAAAAGAATCAGGAAGAAGCTGATGTGTACATCCATGTCACCTACATTAAGAAGTGGGACATATGTGCTGGAAATGCAGTGTTGAGAGCATTGGGTGGCCATATGACCACCCTGACTGGTGAAGAAATTAGTTACACTGGCTCAGATGGCAACGAGGGAGGACTTATAGCCAGTATCAACATGAACCATAAAGCACTAATTGAAAAACTTCCAGATCTGGAAAAAACCTCACACAAATAA